CGCGTACAACATCATCCTGATTCCGGTCGCGGCGGGCGTCCTGTACCCGGCCTTCGGCATTCTGCTCAGCCCGGTCCTCGCGGCGGCGGCGATGGGCTTTTCCAGCGTCTTTGTCCTCAGCAACGCCCTGCGGCTGCGCGGCTTCCAGCCACCCGTGGAGCCCGACGCCGTTGCCGTCCCGTCACCGACCACCGCCCACGCCTGAAGCCCCCGGCGCGGGGAGCCGCACGCTTCCCGCGCTTCAACCATGACCAAGCTCAACGTCGGCCCCTACGTCGCTTCCCTGAAGACCAGCCCCGGAACCTGTTGGGCCAGGCCCCCCTTTCACGGGGGTCTTCCTGTTCAGGCCAGGGGCAGGGTGAAGGTGAACGTGCTGCCGCCCTCGCCCGAAGTGACCCTGACCGTGCCGCCCATCTGCTCCACCAGGCCGCGGGCGATGGTCAGGCCGACGCCGCTCCCCTCGCCGCGCGTCCGGGCCGGGTCCACCCGGTAGAAGCGCTCGAAAATCCGTTCCAGGTGGTCAGCGGGGATGCCGCTCCCGGTGTCCTCGACGCTGAACCCGACCTGCCCGCCAACCTCCTGCACCGCCAGCGTGACCCGGCCACCCGGCGGCGTGTGGCGCAGGGCGTTGGACAGCAGGTTGGACAGCACCTGCAAGGCCCGCTCGAAGTCCGCCCGGACTTGCAAGTCGTCCGGTGGGTTCTGGGCCATCAGCGTGACCCCGCGCTCCGCGTAGGCGTCCCCGAAGCGCTCCAGGGCCGCGGTGAGCAGACTCCGCGCACTGAAGATCGTCGGGTGCAGATCCACCCGGCCCGCCTCGATCCGGGACACCAGGCTCAGGTCGCTGGCGAGGCGCTCCATGGCACGCACCTCCCGCCGGATGGCTGGCGCGGCCTGCTCCGGCAACATCACGCCGTCGGTGAGGGCCTCGCTGTACCCGCGCAGCGCGGCCAGCGGTGTCCGCAACTCGTGCCCGACGTTTCCAATCAGGGCCGCCCGGTCCTGTTCCACCCGCTCCAGCGAACCGGCCATCACGTTGAAGTTGTGCGCGAGGCCCGCCAGTTCGTCCCGCCCGGTTTCAGGAAGTCGCCGGGCGTACTGGCCCGCCGCGAGCGCCTGGCTGCCGTCTGAGAGCAGCCGCACAGCCCGCACGATGCGCCGGGAGGTCAGGGAGGCGGTGAGTGCGGCGACGGCCACGGCGAAGGGCACTGCGGCCAGCAGGGCACTGTTGAGGGTGCGGCGCATGCCGCGTTCCAGGTCCGGGCGCAGGGCGCGGCCTTCCGGGCCAATCAGCGCCACCATCTGCTCCACGTGGTGCCGGTAGAAGCTGGGCGCGATGAGTTCCACCACCAGGAACAGCGCGCCCAGCGCGACCAGGATCACCAGCAGGTGCCCCAGGAAAAGCCGCGGGAAGAGCTTCACGCCTCCTCCCGGAAGCGGTACCCCACGCCGCGCACCGTCTCGATGAAGCGCGGCTGCTCCGGGTTCTCCCCCAGCTTGCGGCGCAACCCGGCCATGTGAACGTCCACCACCCGCTCCACGCCGGGAAAGTCGGCTCCCCATACCCGTTCGAGCAGGCGGTCCCGCGACCACACGAAGCCGGGATGGCGGGCCAGGGTGAGCAGCAGGTCGAACTCCAGCTTCGAGAGGCTGAGTTCCTGTCCGTCGAGGGTGGCGGTGCGGGTCCGCTCGTCCAGTTGCAGGCCGCCCGTCGACACGCTGTCCTGAATACGTGCCCGGCGCAGCAGCGCCCGCACGCGCGCCACGACTTCGCGGGGAGAGAAGGGCTTGGTGACGTAGTCGTCCGCGCCGACCTCCAGGCCGCGCAGCTTGTCCTCCTCCTCGCCCCGCGCGGTGAGCAGCAGGATCGGGAAGTCCGGATGGTCGCGGCGCTGCTGCCGCGCCAGGTCGAGGCCGCTCACCCCCGGCAGCATCCAGTCGAGGATGGCGAGGTCCGACTCGTTCAGGCGGGCCTGTCCGGTTAGCCCATCTTGTGCTTCCAGCACGGTGTGCCGCTCGGCTCGCAGGTAGACGCCCAGAATCTCCAGAATGGCAGGGTCGTCGTCGACGATCAGGATGCGGGCCATAACTCCCTTTCAGGGTAAAGGCCCCGCCGTGGGGGCGAGGCCGAGCGGAGGCCAGGTGTCAGCCGCGCCGGGCGAGCCACTGCCTATAGGCGTACATCTCGTCGGCCTGCGCCTGGATGATGTCGCGGGAGAGCTTCAGCACGCGGGGGTCGTTGCTCCTTTGCAGGGCCAGGCTCGCCATGTCCAGCGCCGAGGCGTGGTGGGGCAGCATCCCCTCCACGAAGGCCACGTCCGGATTCTTCGCGGTCTTCAGCGGCGTGACCATGCCCTTCATGCCGCTCGCCATCATGTCGCGCATGCCCGTGTTCATTCCGCCCAGGGGCTTCAGCCAGGCGGTCATGTCGTTGATCTCGCGGGTCTGGTCGCGGATGACGTTCGCCACCCAGCTCTTCACCTGCGTGTCCTTCACCCGGCCCTGCACGGCGCGGGCCATGTCCACCGCCCCCTGGTGGTGCGCGATCATCATGCTGAGGTAGGCGCGGTCGAAGGCCTTCCCACTCAACCCGGCGAGGCCGCCCATGTCGTTCATGCCCTGGGTCACCGGGGCGGCGGTGGTAGCGGGCTGGCCGTGCATGCTGTGGTCCATCTGCGCGAGCGCGGGCGTCGCCGCCAGGGTCAGGGCCGTGAGGGTACTCAGGAGGAGGCTCTTGCTCTTCATGGCCCGACGCTACCGGGCGTGTGTTCAGCTTGTGTAAAGGCTGCTCTGGGCGAGGGATTTCCGCTTGGCGCGGCTGAAAAGCAGCCGCCTTCATCCCTTCTTCAGCCCAGCGTTACAGAAGCTGAACACGGCCTTCTTACGGTGGACGGGTCCAGTTGCCCAGAAGCCCCCATTCCACCGAGGAGATCATCATGTCGCAAGCCACCCAGGCCATGCTCGCCACCCATCCCCAGCGGGAATCCGCCGCCTTCAACATGCAGGCCCTCACCGCTTGCATCGACGCCTGCTTCGAGTGCGCGCAGGTGTGCACTTCCTGCGCCGACGCCTGTCTGGGCGAGCGGGAGCACCTGATGCACCTCGTTCACTGCATTCGCCTGAACCTCGACTGTGCGGACGTGTGCGGGACGACGGGCCGGGTGCTGTCGCGGCTGACGCAGCCCGATCAGAACGTGCTGCGGACCCAACTGCAAGCCTGCGTGGCCGCCTGCCGCGCCTGCGGGGACGAGTGCGAGCGGCACGCCCGCGAGATGAACATGGAGCACTGCCGCATCTGTGCCGAGTCCTGCCGCCGTTGCCAGCAGGCCTGCCAGCAGTTGCTCGGTGGGATGAACGTGTGAAGAAGCTGACCCTGGCCCTCGCGCTGACCCTGCTCTTCGGCTACGCGGTCAGCAAGGGTGCCCTCGCGACCTTCACGAAGGTGCTGACGGCATCAAGCGGGGCAGCCGCGCCAACGCCGTCGCGCCGGGGCCAGGGGGGACGCTGATCCTGCCGGTGTCGATGCCGCCAGAGAAGGTGGCCGAGATCGGCAAGCAGGAATCCCCCATCGGGCGGCCTGCGCAGCCCGCCGAGATCGCCCCGGCCTTCGTGTTCCTGGCGTCTCAGGAGGCGAGCTATGTGAACGCGAGATTCTGGGGGTGACCGGGGGAAACCGCTGGGACAAGGCCAGCAAAAGCTGGTTACGGGGGCTCGCTTTTGATTCTGCCTGTTCCTGCCAGCCACCCCGGCGTTCGGGGGCATCCTCAGCCCGCAGTTTCATTGGAAAAAGCCCGCTACCATTCTTGCGGCCCGGGCAGCTTCCGAACCGCTGGAGAAGCTGGAAGCTGAAGCCAAACAGAAGCCATCCGCCAAACCGCCGCTCGGCGTGCCTTGGCGCCCACCTGAATCCATCGCACCCGGGGTCGTCTTTCCCGCCAGGGACGATGCCTACATGGTTTCGGGCGCCACCTATGACGTGACAGGTGGCGCCAGCGCGAACAACATGGTGAAGGCGCCGGTAATGCTGCGGTCGGAGCCGCAAGAACGAGGTTTGCTACCGCCGACCGTGACTTTGTGAAGCTCATTTCTCTGTACAGGCATTGAGATATCCTGGAACGGATGCGGCAGTCGCAAAGTCCATCTCTACATGATTCGGCCAAGGAATATTCATGACGGTCGAGAGCCAGGCCGTCGCCTCGAAGCTGTCGCGCGCGGCAATCTTTCTCGTGGCCACGCTGAACGAAGGCGAGGAGAGCCTGGACGCGGTGCGCGCGATGTGCGGCGATCTGGCCGGATTCGTGCGGGCGGTCGGCTTTCGCGATCTCGACGGCGGGTTGTCGTGCATCATGGGATTCGGCTCGCAGGCGTGGGACCGGCTGTTCGGCGCGCCCCGGCCCAAGGAGTTGCATCCCTTCCGCGAGATCAACGGGCGGCATCACGCAGTGGCGACGCCGGGCGATATCCTGTTCCACATCCGCGCGCGGAGCATGGACCTGTGCTTCGAGCTCGCGATGCAGATCACCGCGCGCCTGGGCGGTGCGATCACCGTGGTCGACGAGACGCACGGGTTCAAGTTCTTCGACCAGCGCGACATGACCGGCTTCGTCGACGGGACCGAGAACCCGGTCGGGCGGGAGAGCCTTGACGCGGTTCTGATCGGCGACGAGGATTCCGCCTTCGCGGGCGGCAGCTATGTGATCGTCCAGAAATATCTGCACGACCTCAAGGGCTGGAACGCGCTTCCGGTCGAGCGGCAGGAACTCATCATCGGCCGCAAGAAGCTGTCCGACATCGAGCTGGAGGCTTCGGTCAAGCCCTCCTGGGCGCACAACGCGCTGACCTCCATTACCGACGAGGAGGGCAACGAGCTCAAGATCGTGCGCGACAACATGCCCTTCGGCACAATCGGCAAGGGCGAGTTCGGCACCTATTTCATTGGCTATGCGCGCTCGCCGTCGCGGATCGAGCGGATGCTGGAGAACATGTTTGTCGGCAATCCCCCGGGCAATTACGACCACCTGCTCGATTTCAGCCGGGCGGTCACCGGCAGCCTGTTCTTCGTGCCGCCCGAGACATTCCTCGGCGCGGCTGGCCCCGCGGCGCAAAGCTCGGCGACGGCAAAGCCCGTATAACGATCATTGCTCAGGCTTCGCCGAGCAGCACGTCCCTCAGGACGACCGCATCGTTATGCTGTTCGTCATGCGCGCTGTAGACGAGCGTGACGACGCGGTTTCTGGCCAGGCTCCGGATGCGGTCGAGCGCGCCCGATTGCTGGACAAGCTCGGCGCGATAGCGGCGCTGGAATTCGGGCCAGCGCGCGGGATCGTGACCGAACCATTTGCGTAGCTCGGTGCTCGGCGCCACCTCTTTCATCCAGTCGTCGAGCGCGGCCTTTGTCTTGCTCACCCTGCGGGGCCACAGCCGGTCGACGAGAATTCGCACCCCATCGCCCGGCTCGGCAGGTTCGTAGGCGCGTTTCAGGCGAAGATGCGAAGCTGGAACGCTGGAGCCGTTCATGCAAAGGTCCGCGCCGCGAAGGGCTCGCCGAAGCTCAGACGACGCACCGCGACCGGAGAGGACTTCAACGGCGGCTGATGGCGGATCGGGTCGCGGGCATACCAGGTGTGCTGGTTGGCCGATTGCGTGCCGCGGCCGTAGTGGCCGGGCACGAACACCTCGCCCGGCCGCACGGAATCGAACACTATCGCCACGCCCTCCCAACGGCCGTGCGGCGAGGTGATCTCGACCATACCGCCGAGCCCGATTCCGAGCCCCGCCGCATCGAAGGTGGGGGCGGCGAACGCGGGAGGGCCAGGCAGGACAGGCGATTTGAGCAGCGAGCAGCCAGTTGACGCAGCCTTGCCCGGCGCGCGTGCCCCATTCCCTAGCCCGGATGCCCCGGAGCCCCCCCTTCGCCCGCGGCCTGACGTTCCGCGCTGCTCACTCCCCCCGCACGTGCGCCAGCATCAGCTCCGCCGTCGCTTTCAGCGCGTCCAGGTGGGTGCGTTCGTAGGCGTGGCTCGCGTCCACGCCGGGGCCGATCAGGGCGACGGGGTAGTCGCCGCCCGCGCGCCAGGCCGCCGTCCCGTCGCTGGCGTAGTAGGGGTAGAGGTCCACCTTCAGGTCCAGCCCCGCCCGCCGCGCCGCCGCGCGCAGGCGGTTGCCGAGCGCGTGGTCGTACGGCCCGCCGCTGTCGGCCACGCAGAGGGTGACGTGATGCTCGCTGCTGGTCTGCCCTTCCCCGACGGCGGCCATGTCCACGGCGATCAGTTCGTCGGTGTGCGGCGGAATGCCGGTCGCGGCCCCGTGCCCCACCTCCTCGTAGGTGGTCACGTGGAAGGCGGCGGTGTGGGCGGGGGGCTGACCGAGGAGCGCGCGGGTCACGCCCAGGAACACGGCGACAGCGGCCTTGTTGTCGAGGTGGCGGCTCTTGAGGTAGCCAGCGCCGGTCAAGGTGGCGCGGGGATCGAAGCTCACGAAGTCGCCCACCTCGATCCCCAGCGCCCGCGTCTCGCCGTCGCTGACAGTGGGGGCGTCCGGGCGGACTTCCATCACGGCCTGCTCGCGCCGGAGTTCGCGCAGGGCCGGGCCGTGAACGTGGGTGCTCTGGTGCGTGTTCACGACGGTCCCGGTGATGACCTCGCCGCGCTGGGTATGAACCTGCACATACTCGCCCTCGATGGTGGCCCAGTCGTAGCCGCCCAGCATGGCGAGGCGCAGCCGCCCGTTCTCCTTGATCTCCTTCACCATCGCGCCGAGGGTATCCACGTGGCCGCTGAAGGTCGTGTGCGGCTGGCCAGGCGTCCCCGCGATTTCCCAGGTCAGCGCGCCCTTCTTGCTGCGGCGGTGCGGCACCCCCAGCGCGTCCAGTTCCCCTTCCAGCAGGCGCACGGCGGCCTCGGTGAACCCGGTGGGGCTGGGGGTGTTCAGCAGGCGCAGGAGGAGGTCGGTGGTGGAGGGCAGGTCGAACGCTCCGGGCCGTGCGGCGGGGATCAGGGCAGGCGGGACGGTCATGGCGGGATGATACGCCCCCGACTTGACCCTCCCCCTGGGGCAGACCGCAGACTGCTCCTACCTATAGGACTGGACCTCCGGGGGTGGTCAGCATGACGGACACGGAAGCAACCCTCACCATCGGCGCCTTCTCGCGCGCCTCGCGCCTGAGCCTCAAGGCCCTGCGGCTGTACGACGACCTGGGCCTGCTCCCGCCCGCCCGCGTGGACGAGGGGACAGGTTATCGCTACTACACCCCTTCCCAACTGGGCACGGCGCACCTGATCGGCCTGCTGCGGCAACTCGACCTGCCGCTGAGTGAGGTGCGGGCGGTGCTGGACACCCCCGCGCAGACCCGGGCTTCGCAACTCACGCAACTCTGGGCGCGGGTCGAGCGGGAACACGGACGGCGCCGGGGCGTGGCGCAGTACCTCATCGAGAAACTGCAAGGAGAGACGGACATGACCGACCACTTCGACGTTCAGCAACGCCTTGTGCCCGCCCAGCGCGTGGCGACCCTCACCCGGCGGCTCTACGTGGCCGACCTGACAGACTTCATCGGGGAGGCGGGCGGCAGGCTACACGCCTTGACGGGAGCGCAGACGGCGGGAGCTACCTTCGTGATCTACCACGGTGAGGTCAACGCCGACAGCGACGGCCCGGTGGAAGTCTGCGTGCCCTTCACGGGAAGCCTGACCGTCCCGGACGACGTGACGGTGCGCGAGGAACCCGCCCACCACGAGGCGTATGTGACCCTGACCCGGGCGCAGTTCGTGTTCCCCGACATCCTGCGGGCCTACGACGCCACCTGCGAGTATGCGAAGGCACACGGCACGCCGGGCGAGTTGTCCCCCCGCGAGGTGTACCCGGTCGCCTGGGACGGGCTGAGTGACAACGACCCGGCGGGGGACGTGGCCTGGCCCTTCGTGCCGCGCGGCTGAACGTCCCTCCCCTCCCCGCCCCCGGTCCACGCCCGCCGGGGGCGTTACCCTGCCGCCATGAGCTACGCCGACACCCTGGGAATGCACGTGCTGGAGGCCACCCCCGAACGCACCCGCGTCACGCTGACTGTCACTCCGGGCGGCCTGAACATGCACGGCACCGCGCACGGCGGTCTGCTGTTCAGCCTGGCGGACGAGGCCTTCGCGGTCATCAGCAATCTGGAGGCGCAGGCGGTGGCGGTCGAGACACACCTGAGCTTCTTCCGCGCCGCACGGGAGGGGAATGAACTGGTGGCCGTCGCCACGCCCGAGCGCGTGGGCCGCACGCTGGCGACCTACCGGGTGGAGGTGCGGCGCGGGGAGGAGGGGGAGGTGCTGGCGCTGTTTCTGGGGACGGTGGCGAGGCGGGAGCAACGACAGGAAGCTGGACGATCTTGACTTATTTCACCAGTTAAATGTTTACTGGGGAACAAGGAGGCCCTATGATTGTCCGCCCTTCCCTGTTTCCCCTGGCGCTCGCGGTGTTGGCGGGAAGCTTTCTGCCCGTCCAGTTTGCCGTGAACGGCGCGCTGGCGGGACAACTTCATTCGGTGACCCTGACCGCCGCCGTGTCCTACGGCATGGGGACGCTGGGGCTGATGTCGCTGCTGGTCCTGGGCCGGACCCGACCCGCCTGGGCGTCGGCCCGGCAGGCGCCGCGCTGGGTCTGGCTGGGCGGGGTGGTCGGGAGTGCCTACGTGGTGGGCAGCGTGCTGCTGACGCGGGCGCTCGGCGCGGCCCTGGCAACGACGCTGGTGATCGCCGCCCAGGTCGTGACGGCGATCCTGCTCGACCACCTGGGTGTCCTGGGCCTGAAACGGCGGCGGGTGAACCGGGCACGTGCTGCTGCGCTGGCGCTGGTCCTCGCGGCGCTCGGCGTGCGGCTGTGGGGGGCGGCGTGAACCTCGCGGTACTGCTGGGCACGCTGGGGGCGGGGGTGGGGCTGGCGGCGGGCCTCGCCTTCAGCGTGCGGCTGTCCGGCGCGCTGGGCAGCCCGCTGGCGGCCACGCTGGTGAATTTTCTGGTAGGCGGCGTGTTGATGGTCGTGCTGTGGGGCCTTGGCCTGGACGGGGCGCGGCCCGCGCAGTTCCCCGCCGCGTGGATGCTGACCGGCGGGCTGCTGGGTGCGGCCTACGTGACCCTCAGCCTGCTGGTGGCCGCGCGGCTCGGCGTGGGCTTCAGCACCGTCGCCGTGACGCTGGGGCAACTGCTGGGGGCGCTGGTGATCCCGGCCCTGGGCTGGCTGGGCCAGACGCGGCAGGCGCCCACGCCGGGCGGCCTCCTCAGCGCCGCCCTCCTGGCCGTGGCGGTGGCCCTGCTGGCCTCGGACCGGCAGCAAGGCGAGGCCACGGGCGCTGAAACCCGTTAAAAGGTAAGGGATGAAGACGCCACGGCTGGAACTGGAGCAGATCGAACGGGATTGGCGCGCCGCCAGGCCGGACGTGAACCCGGACCCGATGTTGACCGTGATCGCCGTACAGCGGGCCAGTCACGCCCTCCAGACGGCGCTGGAAGCCTTTTTCGCGCGGCACGACCTGACGCCCTCGGCCTTCGATGTCCTGGCAACGCTGCGCCGCTCCTCTCCCCCGGAGGGTCTGACCCTGGGGGAACTCGCCCAGCGGATGGCGATCACGCCGCCCGCCGTGACCAAGCGCGTGGACGGGCTGGAGCGCCGGGGCTGGGTGGTCCGGCAGGCCGACGCCGGGGACCGCCGCACGGTGCGGGCGGCCCTGACCCCCCGGGGCCGGGAGGCCGTGGACCACCTCCTGGCCGACCACGTGGCGCACGAGGAGGCGTTGCTGCGTGACCTGACGCCGGGCGAGCGGGCCACCTTACGGGCACTCCTGGGTCGCCTTCCCGCCCAGCCCGAACAAGAATGAAGGCACACAGGACCTCCAGCTTTGTGTTATGTTATTTACGTAAGGAGGCATGATGCTACATATCGAATTCATCACCGACCTGGGCGCGAAGGTCAGCGTGGACGTGGAGAGCGCCGACAAGCTGCTGGACGTGCAGCGCCAGTACGGGCGGCTGGGCTGGACCAGCGGCGAGATTCCGGTGGGCGGTTACCAGTTCCCGCTGGAGAACGAACCCGACTTCGACTGGTCGCTGATCGGCGCGCGCAAGTGGACCAACCCGGAGGGCGAGGAGATGGTCCTGCACCGGGGCCACGCCTACCGCCGCCGCGAACTGGAGGCGGTGGACAGCCGCAAGATGAAGCTCCCCGCCGCCGTCAAGTACAGCCGGGGCGCCAAGAACACCGACCCCGACCACGTGCGCGAGAAGGCCGACGGCGAATTCGAGTATGTGACGCTGGCGATCTTCCGCGGCGGCAAGCGTCAGGAACGTTACGCCATCCCCGGCGGCAACCGCGCCCCCGCGCAGGCGAGTGCCCCGGCACGCCCGGCGGCACGTCCCCAGAATGGTCGGCCCGCCGCTGTCGCGGTTCAGGAAGAGGAAACGCCGTTCTAAGGGTGAGGGGTCAGTGGGAAGAAACCCCTCCACTCACCACTCACCACTGACCACTTCCTGCCCCTCAATCACCCCCCGCACGTCGGCAGGCTGCCAGCCCTCGGGTTTGAGCAGCTTGCCGTCGGCGCGTCTGGGGCCGCCGAGCTTGCTCAAGTTCGCTCGGTGGACTTCGGCAAACACAGCGTCGGCGTCGATGCCAAGAGCGTCCAGAGCGCCGTAAGTCACGTACAGCAGATCCGCGAGTTCGTGGGCGAGGGGCGCGAGGTCGGCGGGGGGGATGCTCTCACCCGCTTGCAGGCGGGCCTCCAGGCGGGTCCATTCCTCCTCGACCTCCTGCACTTCCTCGCGGATCAGGGTGCGGCGCAGGGTCAGCAGGGGGAGGTCGGGCACGGTGGGGCGTTCCGGCGAGGCCAGGCCCAGGGCGCGGTGAAACTCGCGCAGGCGGGCGCCGTTGCTGTGGGGAGGCTCGGACATGGCCGGATGCTAGAGCAAGGGCTGACCCCCCAAAGCGAAAGGGAGCCAGTGACGGCTCCCTTCGGCTTGAGGTGCGGGTGGCGGGCCTCGAACCCACCTTGCGGCCTACTTCCGGCCCGCTCGCACGCCCGTTGTTGAGGAGGTGGGCGTCTCCCTCCGCCCAGGAGCCTTGACCCCCGGCGACGAAGCGAAGTATGCGCCCCCCGTGTCAGCTTTATATGTGCCGTCTGGCGGGGGAGCCTTAAGACAAGTGACGTAACGGGCACACCGAGCGCACAACCACCCTTATGAATATTCATCTGCATATCCCCCACGTCGGGAAGCGCATCATATTCTTGCAAGGCTGAGGCATAGCGGCTTTTCGGCCCTACTCTGGAGGCCATGAACGTGAATATTCTGGGGATTCCGATGGACCTGGGCGCCGGGCGGCGCGGCGTGGACATGGGGCCTTCGGCCCTGCGGAACGCACATCTGGCGGCCCGGCTGCGCGACCTGGGGCATACGGTCCGTGACCTGGGGGACGTGGATGTCGCCCTGCCGGAGACGCTCGACAAGCACGCGGGGGCGGGGCTGGTGTTTCTCGACCCCATTCTGGAAGCCTGCCGCGCGACGGCCGAGCAGCTCGCCGCACTGCCGGGAGACGTGTTTCCGATCACGCTGGGCGGGGACCACTCGGTCAGCATGGGCACCGTGACTGGCAACGCGCTGCGCGGGAACCCGGCGGGCGACCGCACCGGCCTGATCTGGGTGGACGCCCACACCGACTACAACACGCCCGAGAGCAGCCCCAGCGGCAACATCCACGGGATGCCCGTCGCGCACCTCACCGGGCTGGGGGACGCGGACCTTGCCGGGCTGGGTGGCGGCTGGTCCTTGCGGCCCGAGGACATCGTGATGATCGGCATTCGCAGTGTGGACGCCTTCGAGCGCGACCTGCTGCGCGAGGCCGGAATCAAGGCTTACACCATGAAGGAGGTGGACCAGCTCGGCATCACCCGCATCACCGAGGAGACGCTGGAGCGCCTGGGGGACGTGCGGCGGCTGCACGTGTCCTTCGACGCCGACGCCCTCGACCCGACCGTCGCGCCCGGCGTGGGCACGCCCGTTCCCGGCGGCCTGACCTACCGCGAGGGTCACCTCCTGATGGAACTGCTGTGCGAATCGAACCGGGTGACCAGCCTGGATATCGTGGAGGTGAACCCGGTGCTCGACACCCGCAACCAGACCGCCGAGGTGATGGTGGGCATGGCGGCGAGCCTGCTGGGGCAGCGCATTCTGTAGGCCCAGAATTGCGACCCAGCAGGCATTTGTGGCCCACCAAGTTCCCATCCGCCCGGAGCAGAATGGGAAGACCCATGAACGCCAATCCGCGCCGCATTCCGGCTTCCCGCCAGCCGGTCCGCCGTGTCTCCGCGCTGCTCGCCGCCGCGACCCTGCTCACGTCCGGGCTGTTCGGCTCCGCCACCCTCGCCCAGTCCAGCCTGCCCCA
The window above is part of the Deinococcus metallilatus genome. Proteins encoded here:
- a CDS encoding winged helix-turn-helix domain-containing protein gives rise to the protein MARILIVDDDPAILEILGVYLRAERHTVLEAQDGLTGQARLNESDLAILDWMLPGVSGLDLARQQRRDHPDFPILLLTARGEEEDKLRGLEVGADDYVTKPFSPREVVARVRALLRRARIQDSVSTGGLQLDERTRTATLDGQELSLSKLEFDLLLTLARHPGFVWSRDRLLERVWGADFPGVERVVDVHMAGLRRKLGENPEQPRFIETVRGVGYRFREEA
- a CDS encoding sensor histidine kinase, which produces MKLFPRLFLGHLLVILVALGALFLVVELIAPSFYRHHVEQMVALIGPEGRALRPDLERGMRRTLNSALLAAVPFAVAVAALTASLTSRRIVRAVRLLSDGSQALAAGQYARRLPETGRDELAGLAHNFNVMAGSLERVEQDRAALIGNVGHELRTPLAALRGYSEALTDGVMLPEQAAPAIRREVRAMERLASDLSLVSRIEAGRVDLHPTIFSARSLLTAALERFGDAYAERGVTLMAQNPPDDLQVRADFERALQVLSNLLSNALRHTPPGGRVTLAVQEVGGQVGFSVEDTGSGIPADHLERIFERFYRVDPARTRGEGSGVGLTIARGLVEQMGGTVRVTSGEGGSTFTFTLPLA
- a CDS encoding MarR family winged helix-turn-helix transcriptional regulator, which encodes MKTPRLELEQIERDWRAARPDVNPDPMLTVIAVQRASHALQTALEAFFARHDLTPSAFDVLATLRRSSPPEGLTLGELAQRMAITPPAVTKRVDGLERRGWVVRQADAGDRRTVRAALTPRGREAVDHLLADHVAHEEALLRDLTPGERATLRALLGRLPAQPEQE
- a CDS encoding DMT family transporter, translated to MIVRPSLFPLALAVLAGSFLPVQFAVNGALAGQLHSVTLTAAVSYGMGTLGLMSLLVLGRTRPAWASARQAPRWVWLGGVVGSAYVVGSVLLTRALGAALATTLVIAAQVVTAILLDHLGVLGLKRRRVNRARAAALALVLAALGVRLWGAA
- a CDS encoding DMT family transporter, whose product is MNLAVLLGTLGAGVGLAAGLAFSVRLSGALGSPLAATLVNFLVGGVLMVVLWGLGLDGARPAQFPAAWMLTGGLLGAAYVTLSLLVAARLGVGFSTVAVTLGQLLGALVIPALGWLGQTRQAPTPGGLLSAALLAVAVALLASDRQQGEATGAETR
- a CDS encoding Dyp-type peroxidase, which produces MTVESQAVASKLSRAAIFLVATLNEGEESLDAVRAMCGDLAGFVRAVGFRDLDGGLSCIMGFGSQAWDRLFGAPRPKELHPFREINGRHHAVATPGDILFHIRARSMDLCFELAMQITARLGGAITVVDETHGFKFFDQRDMTGFVDGTENPVGRESLDAVLIGDEDSAFAGGSYVIVQKYLHDLKGWNALPVERQELIIGRKKLSDIELEASVKPSWAHNALTSITDEEGNELKIVRDNMPFGTIGKGEFGTYFIGYARSPSRIERMLENMFVGNPPGNYDHLLDFSRAVTGSLFFVPPETFLGAAGPAAQSSATAKPV
- a CDS encoding MerR family transcriptional regulator, encoding MTDTEATLTIGAFSRASRLSLKALRLYDDLGLLPPARVDEGTGYRYYTPSQLGTAHLIGLLRQLDLPLSEVRAVLDTPAQTRASQLTQLWARVEREHGRRRGVAQYLIEKLQGETDMTDHFDVQQRLVPAQRVATLTRRLYVADLTDFIGEAGGRLHALTGAQTAGATFVIYHGEVNADSDGPVEVCVPFTGSLTVPDDVTVREEPAHHEAYVTLTRAQFVFPDILRAYDATCEYAKAHGTPGELSPREVYPVAWDGLSDNDPAGDVAWPFVPRG
- a CDS encoding DUF305 domain-containing protein, with translation MKSKSLLLSTLTALTLAATPALAQMDHSMHGQPATTAAPVTQGMNDMGGLAGLSGKAFDRAYLSMMIAHHQGAVDMARAVQGRVKDTQVKSWVANVIRDQTREINDMTAWLKPLGGMNTGMRDMMASGMKGMVTPLKTAKNPDVAFVEGMLPHHASALDMASLALQRSNDPRVLKLSRDIIQAQADEMYAYRQWLARRG
- a CDS encoding M42 family metallopeptidase; translated protein: MTVPPALIPAARPGAFDLPSTTDLLLRLLNTPSPTGFTEAAVRLLEGELDALGVPHRRSKKGALTWEIAGTPGQPHTTFSGHVDTLGAMVKEIKENGRLRLAMLGGYDWATIEGEYVQVHTQRGEVITGTVVNTHQSTHVHGPALRELRREQAVMEVRPDAPTVSDGETRALGIEVGDFVSFDPRATLTGAGYLKSRHLDNKAAVAVFLGVTRALLGQPPAHTAAFHVTTYEEVGHGAATGIPPHTDELIAVDMAAVGEGQTSSEHHVTLCVADSGGPYDHALGNRLRAAARRAGLDLKVDLYPYYASDGTAAWRAGGDYPVALIGPGVDASHAYERTHLDALKATAELMLAHVRGE
- a CDS encoding molybdopterin dinucleotide binding domain-containing protein — encoded protein: MVEITSPHGRWEGVAIVFDSVRPGEVFVPGHYGRGTQSANQHTWYARDPIRHQPPLKSSPVAVRRLSFGEPFAARTFA
- a CDS encoding SDR family oxidoreductase, encoding MPVSMPPEKVAEIGKQESPIGRPAQPAEIAPAFVFLASQEASYVNARFWG
- the paaI gene encoding hydroxyphenylacetyl-CoA thioesterase PaaI; this encodes MSYADTLGMHVLEATPERTRVTLTVTPGGLNMHGTAHGGLLFSLADEAFAVISNLEAQAVAVETHLSFFRAAREGNELVAVATPERVGRTLATYRVEVRRGEEGEVLALFLGTVARREQRQEAGRS
- a CDS encoding DUF488 domain-containing protein, coding for MNGSSVPASHLRLKRAYEPAEPGDGVRILVDRLWPRRVSKTKAALDDWMKEVAPSTELRKWFGHDPARWPEFQRRYRAELVQQSGALDRIRSLARNRVVTLVYSAHDEQHNDAVVLRDVLLGEA
- a CDS encoding four-helix bundle copper-binding protein is translated as MSQATQAMLATHPQRESAAFNMQALTACIDACFECAQVCTSCADACLGEREHLMHLVHCIRLNLDCADVCGTTGRVLSRLTQPDQNVLRTQLQACVAACRACGDECERHAREMNMEHCRICAESCRRCQQACQQLLGGMNV